The Caldisericia bacterium genomic sequence GGTCTTGCATATCTTATAAGGAGATATATTTATGAGCCATACAAAGTTCAGATGTCTTCTATGAATCCAACCATATACGAAAACGACATAATTATAGTTAATAAATTCATTTTCAGATTCAAAGATCCAGAAAGGGGGGAAGTTGTAATATTTAAACCACCGTATGGATCAAAGGATTATATAAAAAGGGTTATTGGTCTTCCAGGAGAAACTTTGGAGATAAAGGACGGTTTTGTATTTATAGATGGTAAGAAACTCATTGAACCGTACATAAAAAATTCCACCCCTGGAATATATGGACCCATTGAAATACCTCAGGGAGAGGTATTTTTGATGGGAGATAACAGAGGCAACTCCCTTGACTCAAGAGAATTTGGTCCCATTGAGATCAAAAAACTTGAAGGAAGGGCAGAACTTATATTCTGGCCCCCAAAACACTTTAAACTCCTTCGGGGATACCCAAGTTTTGAAACTACCAGTAGGAGTTGATGAAGCAGGAAGGGGCTCTATTGCAGGTCCTGTGGTTGCAGCCTCATTTCCCCTTCTTTCCCTACCAAAAATTTCTATTACCGATTCTAAAAAAATAAAGGAAGACGAAAGGGAGAAGATATTTGATTATATTCTTGAAGGAAAATTTCCCTTTGGTGTAGGCGTTGTATCCAACGAATTTATAGATAGAGAGGGAATACTCTCAGCCACCTTTGAAGCAATGAAACTATCCATACTTCCATTTCTATATAAGAAAGAATTGGATGTTGAAACATACAGGATGCTTTCCCTTGATGAACTTTTAAATGAGACTGTAAAAAGTTATGAAAATTACTCGGTTTTCTTTCCAGAGAGAATTTTTATATCAGATATACTCATAGTTGTGGATGGCAATTCAATATTTACAGAGAGCATCCCACTTGTCTCTATGATAAAGGGAGACGAGAAGGTTTCCCTCATATCTTTTGCCTCAGTTGTTGCCAAGGTTGTAAGGGATAGAATTATGAGGAAGCTGTCAGAGGAATTTAAGGAGTATGGATGGGATAGAAACAAAGGCTATGGAACAAGGAAGCATTTTAAAGCTATTGAAAAGTATGGATTATCAATGTATCATAGAAGAAGTTTCTTAGATAAGAGGTGAGGGATGAGATTAGGTCTTATACCTTTAAGTTCTGATGAGACAAGAAGGCCCATTGAGTTATCCTTTCTTAAGGAAGTAAGGGATTTTGTTGAGAAAAAAGGTATTGAGGTGGAGGAGTTTAAAGAGGGAGAGGATTATGATTTTGTTATCTTTCTTGTTGTTACAGGGGGGAGCGAGAGAAAGTTTCTTAAAATTCACAAAAAGTTTTCTCCTCCCTATCTATTCATAACTAATAAGTTTAACAACTCTCTTCCAGCGGCACTTGAGATAAATGCATACCTTAAAGGGAAGGGAAGGATATTCTTGTGGGATAAGAGAAGCGAAAAGAAAGATTTTGTAAGAGCACTTAAAACCCTTAAACTCACAGAGGAGATTAAAGGGAAAAAGATGGGAGTTATTGGAAAACCAAGTTTCTGGCTTATTGCATCAACTCCCGATGAAAGTGTGGTTAAGGAAAGATTTGGTATAGATATTGACTTTTACCCCATAGAAAAATTTATAGAGAGAGTTAAAAAAAGTGATGATTCTTCCATAGATGAGATACTCATTGATTTGAAAAAGAAAGCTACTAAAATAACTGAGATTGATGATAATGAATTAAGGAAGGCACTCAAAGTTTATAAGACTACAAAGAAGATTGCCGTTGAGAGAGGGTGGGATTTACTTTCTATGGAATGTTTTAGTATTATAAAACCTCTTGATACCACCGGTTGTGTTGCTCTATCCCTTCTTACAAGTGAGGGAATAACTGCTGGCTGTGAAGGAGACATCCCTTCAACCCTAACTATGTATATAATGCAGAAGCTTACAGAAAGACCATCTTTTATGGGAAATATTGCATGGGTTGATAGAAGTGGGGAGGAAACTACTGATCTATACTTTGCCCACTGCACTGTTCCATTAAAGATGGTTAAGAGTTTTTCCTTGATGACTCACTTTGAAACAGGAAAGGGAGTTGGTATAAAGGGATTTTTTGACAGAAGTATAGGAACACTAACAAGAATTGGAGGAGATAGTCTTAACAGGATATTCTTTGCAAGGGCAAAGATAGAG encodes the following:
- the lepB gene encoding signal peptidase I, with the protein product MSKTFKEVVSWILTFAIAFGLAYLIRRYIYEPYKVQMSSMNPTIYENDIIIVNKFIFRFKDPERGEVVIFKPPYGSKDYIKRVIGLPGETLEIKDGFVFIDGKKLIEPYIKNSTPGIYGPIEIPQGEVFLMGDNRGNSLDSREFGPIEIKKLEGRAELIFWPPKHFKLLRGYPSFETTSRS
- a CDS encoding ribonuclease HII, with protein sequence MKLPVGVDEAGRGSIAGPVVAASFPLLSLPKISITDSKKIKEDEREKIFDYILEGKFPFGVGVVSNEFIDREGILSATFEAMKLSILPFLYKKELDVETYRMLSLDELLNETVKSYENYSVFFPERIFISDILIVVDGNSIFTESIPLVSMIKGDEKVSLISFASVVAKVVRDRIMRKLSEEFKEYGWDRNKGYGTRKHFKAIEKYGLSMYHRRSFLDKR